The following are from one region of the Ornithorhynchus anatinus isolate Pmale09 chromosome X1, mOrnAna1.pri.v4, whole genome shotgun sequence genome:
- the LOC100680766 gene encoding LOW QUALITY PROTEIN: 3-galactosyl-N-acetylglucosaminide 4-alpha-L-fucosyltransferase FUT3-like (The sequence of the model RefSeq protein was modified relative to this genomic sequence to represent the inferred CDS: deleted 1 base in 1 codon): MVTRFQQPGATIRDGVLGWMAQLVAKGLLMETQTLVKKTSSSSFLLLFILQAFISFCLFYFWNSRDLTLSGFCPPLPPPPSSPPGPPPLTILLWTWPFHTPVALSNCSELLGVPDCHITADRAWYPRADAVILHHRDISYGTGSMPVGPRPPGQRWVWFNLESPSHSPNLGLMNYRFNLTMSYRHDSDIFTPYGWLEPLGKPGKVSVPPKTKLVAWTVSNWNPNSVRVHYYQELQKHLHVDVYGARHLALPRAQHLPILSQYKFYLAFENSLHEDYITEKLWFNALSAGAVPVVAGPPRHNYERFLPPDAFIHINDFPNASELARHLRAMDRDEVRYQAYFRWRERFQVVGNVSWNTHFCKACRALRETSTYRTVPNLADWFSSSSGW, from the exons ATGGTCACACGGTTCCAGCAACCCGGCGCCACTATCAGAGATGGAGTCTTGGGCTGGATGGCCCAGCTGGTTGCCAAAGGT CTACTCATGGAGACTCAGACACTGGTGAAGAAGACCTCAAGCAGTtcgttcctcctcctcttcatcctccaggCCTTTATCAGCTTCTGCCTCTTCTACTTCTGGAACTCCAGGGATCTCACTCTGTCAGGGTTCTGTCCCCCTttgccacccccaccctcttcccctccagggCCGCCCCCGCTCACCATCTTGCTCTGGACATGGCCCTTCCACACACCTGTCGCCCTGAGCAACTGCTCCGAGCTCCTCGGAGTCCCTGACTGCCACATCACAGCCGACAGGGCCTGGTACCCACGGGCCGACGCTGTCATCCTGCACCACCGAGATATCAGCTATGGCACCGGGTCCATGCCTGTGGGGCCCCGTCCACCGGGTCAGCGCTGGGTCTGGTTCAACCTGGAGTCACCCAGCCACAGCCCCAACCTGGGCCTCATGAATTATCGCTTTAACCTGACCATGTCCTACCGGCACGACTCGGACATCTTCACGCCCTATGGCTGGCTGGAGCCACTGGGGAAGCCGGGCAAGGTCTCAGTACCTCCCAAGACCAAGTTGGTGGCGTGGACTGTGAGCAACTGGAACCCGAATTCCGTGCGGGTTCACTACTACCAGGAGCTGCAGAAACACCTGCATGTGGACGTGTATGGGGCCCGGCACCTGGCCCTGCCCCGCGCTCAACATTTGCCCATCCTGTCCCAGTACAAGTTCTACCTGGCATTCGAGAACTCCCTGCATGAGGACTACATCACTGAGAAGCTGTGGTTCaacgctctaagcgccggggcagtgCCAGTGGTC GCGGGCCCCCCCCGGCACAACTACGAGCGTTTCCTGCCCCCAGATGCCTTCATCCATATCAATGATTTCCCCAATGCCAGTGAGCTGGCCCGCCACCTGCGGGCAATGGACCGAGATGAGGTGCGCTACCAGGCTTACTTCCGTTGGCGGGAGCGGTTCCAGGTTGTGGGCAACGTTTCCTGGAACACCCACTTCTGCAAGGCATGTCGGGCCCTACGAGAGACCAGCACTTACCGGACGGTCCCCAACCTGGCCGACTGGTTCTCGTCCTCTTCTGGGTGGTAG